A window of the Sporosarcina sp. FSL K6-2383 genome harbors these coding sequences:
- a CDS encoding methylated-DNA--[protein]-cysteine S-methyltransferase: protein MHKLDYKSPIGIIEIVGSKEAVSSILFVERDEIINVISDETTDAVVECFNQLDEYFKGKRHVFTFPYHFEGTEFQKTVWNALTTISYANTGSYKDIAVSINNEKAVRAVGTANGKNKLSIVIPCHRIIGADGKLTGYAGGLWRKEWLLEHEKTFKKNLQKKQL from the coding sequence ATGCATAAATTAGATTACAAATCGCCAATCGGCATAATAGAAATAGTGGGGTCAAAGGAAGCAGTTAGTTCAATCTTATTCGTTGAACGAGACGAAATTATCAATGTAATAAGTGATGAGACCACCGACGCTGTAGTAGAATGCTTTAATCAACTGGATGAATATTTTAAAGGGAAGCGTCATGTATTTACATTCCCCTATCACTTCGAGGGTACTGAATTTCAAAAAACGGTGTGGAATGCTTTGACAACAATTTCTTATGCTAATACAGGGTCTTATAAGGATATTGCTGTTTCCATTAACAATGAAAAAGCCGTCAGAGCAGTAGGAACTGCCAATGGTAAAAATAAATTAAGTATCGTCATTCCTTGTCATCGAATTATCGGTGCAGACGGAAAGTTAACGGGTTATGCGGGCGGCTTGTGGAGGAAGGAATGGCTCCTCGAGCATGAGAAGACTTTTAAAAAGAACTTGCAGAAGAAGCAGTTATAA